A single region of the Anaerostipes rhamnosivorans genome encodes:
- the infB gene encoding translation initiation factor IF-2, translated as MGKPRVHEIAKKYNKQSKEIIEILKKNNIEVKNHMSTVEDAQVAVIEKALGAKKEEKPAKKENRPDNRQDKSRNQQRNRGQQRPQNSQNNQNRGGKKPEGQLKDKDGSQNQGGQKKVLKKENPQNSQKFSNNNNGQNGKNKNNKFNKNNKKNRNNKFNNKNQNTQKKKKTGPGAFIKPDPVKKPEYDPSEPVKIPEILTLKEFAEAIHIPANDIIKKLLISGGGLVNLNTELDFERAEEIALEYDRIVELEETVDVIEELLKDDDEEDTKDLVTRPPVVCVMGHVDHGKTSLLDAIRSARVTAGEAGGITQHIGAYTVQTESGTITFLDTPGHEAFTSMRMRGAQSTDIAILVVAADDGVMPQTIEAINHAKAAGVEIIVAINKIDKESANIERVKQELTEYELIPEDWGGTTIFCPVSAHSKEGIDDLLDMISLTAEVLELKANPNRKARGIVIEAELDKGRGPVATVLVQKGTLHVGDAIAVGSAHGKVRAMIDDKGKRVKVAGPSTPVEILGLSEVPFAGEVCMAMENEKEARSTAEKFIAYGREKMLSETKSQLSLDDLFDQIQAGSVKDLNIIVKADVQGSVEAVKQSLSKLSNEEVAVKVIHGGVGAITESDVMLASASNAIIIGFNVRPDPAAKDAAEGEKVDLRLYRVIYNAIEDIEAAMKGMLEPEYVEKVIGHAEVRQTFKASGVGTIAGSYILDGVIQRGSTARLIRDGVVLHEGEFGSIKRFNDDVKEVKTGFECGLVLENYNDIKEGDQIEAYIMEEIPR; from the coding sequence ATGGGAAAACCTAGAGTCCATGAGATAGCTAAAAAATATAACAAACAAAGTAAAGAGATCATTGAAATATTAAAGAAAAACAATATCGAAGTAAAGAACCATATGAGCACGGTGGAAGATGCCCAGGTAGCGGTCATTGAAAAGGCCCTTGGAGCAAAAAAAGAAGAGAAACCGGCCAAAAAAGAAAACCGACCGGATAACCGTCAGGACAAATCCAGAAACCAGCAGAGGAACAGAGGACAGCAGAGACCTCAGAACAGTCAGAATAACCAGAACCGTGGCGGCAAAAAACCGGAGGGACAGCTGAAGGATAAAGACGGCAGCCAGAATCAGGGAGGCCAAAAGAAGGTCCTGAAAAAAGAAAATCCTCAGAATTCACAGAAATTCTCCAATAATAATAACGGACAGAATGGGAAGAATAAAAACAATAAGTTTAACAAAAACAACAAAAAGAACAGAAACAATAAGTTCAACAATAAAAATCAAAATACCCAGAAGAAGAAAAAGACAGGACCGGGAGCTTTCATCAAGCCGGATCCGGTCAAGAAACCGGAATATGATCCAAGTGAACCAGTAAAGATTCCTGAGATCCTGACATTAAAAGAGTTTGCGGAGGCGATCCATATTCCTGCAAATGACATCATCAAAAAGCTTCTGATCTCCGGCGGCGGCCTTGTGAACCTCAACACGGAATTGGATTTTGAACGTGCAGAAGAGATCGCTTTAGAGTATGACCGTATCGTGGAATTAGAAGAAACCGTGGATGTCATTGAAGAACTATTAAAGGATGATGACGAAGAAGATACAAAAGATCTTGTGACCAGACCTCCGGTTGTGTGCGTTATGGGACACGTTGACCATGGTAAAACATCCCTTTTGGATGCCATCCGTTCTGCCCGTGTCACCGCTGGTGAAGCAGGCGGGATCACACAGCATATCGGTGCTTATACGGTACAGACGGAAAGTGGAACTATCACCTTCCTGGATACACCTGGACATGAGGCTTTCACATCCATGCGTATGAGAGGTGCACAGTCTACCGATATCGCGATCCTTGTTGTGGCTGCGGACGACGGTGTTATGCCACAGACCATCGAGGCGATCAACCATGCAAAAGCAGCAGGTGTTGAGATCATCGTAGCCATCAATAAAATTGATAAAGAGAGCGCCAACATTGAGCGTGTAAAACAGGAACTGACAGAATACGAACTGATCCCTGAGGACTGGGGCGGAACAACCATTTTCTGTCCGGTATCCGCACACAGCAAAGAGGGAATCGACGATCTCTTAGATATGATCTCCCTTACCGCGGAAGTGCTGGAGTTAAAAGCAAATCCAAATCGTAAAGCGAGAGGAATCGTCATCGAGGCTGAGCTTGACAAGGGACGTGGTCCTGTGGCAACTGTACTGGTACAGAAGGGTACCCTTCACGTTGGAGATGCTATTGCGGTGGGAAGCGCTCACGGAAAAGTCCGAGCTATGATCGATGACAAGGGAAAACGTGTCAAAGTTGCAGGACCGTCAACTCCTGTGGAAATCCTTGGATTGAGCGAAGTGCCGTTTGCAGGTGAAGTCTGCATGGCAATGGAAAATGAAAAAGAAGCCAGATCCACTGCAGAGAAGTTTATTGCATACGGCCGTGAGAAAATGCTCTCTGAGACAAAATCACAGCTGTCACTGGATGATCTGTTTGACCAGATCCAGGCGGGAAGCGTAAAAGATCTGAATATTATTGTAAAAGCGGATGTTCAGGGATCTGTGGAGGCTGTAAAACAGAGCCTTTCCAAGCTTTCCAATGAGGAAGTCGCAGTCAAGGTCATCCACGGCGGAGTCGGTGCCATCACAGAATCTGACGTTATGCTTGCATCTGCATCCAACGCCATCATCATTGGATTCAACGTGCGTCCGGACCCTGCCGCAAAGGATGCCGCTGAGGGCGAAAAAGTAGATCTCAGGTTATACCGTGTCATCTACAATGCCATTGAAGATATCGAGGCAGCCATGAAGGGTATGCTGGAGCCGGAGTATGTAGAGAAGGTCATCGGCCATGCCGAGGTACGCCAGACATTCAAGGCATCCGGTGTGGGAACCATTGCAGGTTCTTATATCCTGGACGGTGTGATCCAGAGAGGAAGCACTGCAAGACTGATCCGCGACGGCGTTGTTCTGCACGAGGGTGAGTTTGGATCTATTAAGCGTTTTAACGACGACGTAAAAGAAGTCAAGACCGGATTTGAATGCGGACTTGTACTTGAAAATTATAATGATATCAAGGAAGGCGATCAGATTGAAGCCTATATTATGGAAGAGATCCCTAGATAA
- a CDS encoding L7Ae/L30e/S12e/Gadd45 family ribosomal protein: MNHKVLSLLGLAARSRNLVSGEFAVEKSVKSGHACLVLAANDASGNTKKMYQNMCEYYHVPLYFFSDRSELGHAIGKEFRAAVAVEDQGFAKAIRGKLENSQNE; this comes from the coding sequence TTGAATCATAAAGTCTTGTCTCTGCTCGGGCTTGCGGCCAGGTCAAGAAATCTGGTCAGCGGTGAATTTGCAGTGGAAAAGTCTGTGAAGTCCGGCCATGCATGCCTGGTCCTTGCGGCCAATGATGCTTCCGGCAATACGAAAAAAATGTATCAGAATATGTGCGAATATTATCATGTGCCGCTGTATTTTTTCAGCGATAGAAGCGAACTGGGCCACGCCATCGGAAAAGAATTCCGGGCGGCGGTAGCTGTGGAAGATCAAGGATTTGCAAAGGCCATTCGCGGGAAACTAGAAAACAGTCAGAATGAATAG
- the rnpM gene encoding RNase P modulator RnpM codes for MNKKMPMRKCIGCQESKAKKDLVRVVKPKEGDIFIDPTGKSNGRGAYICRSLDCLKKARKSKGLDRSFKTSISEEVYDALEKEMIDLES; via the coding sequence ATGAACAAAAAGATGCCCATGAGAAAGTGCATTGGATGCCAGGAATCAAAAGCAAAGAAGGATCTTGTAAGAGTAGTAAAGCCGAAAGAAGGAGATATTTTTATCGACCCCACAGGCAAATCCAACGGGCGAGGAGCCTATATCTGCCGGTCATTAGACTGTCTGAAAAAGGCCAGAAAGTCCAAGGGGCTTGACCGCTCATTTAAGACATCGATCTCCGAGGAAGTCTATGACGCACTGGAAAAGGAGATGATAGATCTTGAATCATAA
- the nusA gene encoding transcription termination factor NusA, protein MSELIDALNQLEKEKHIDKDVIMEAIENSLVAACKRDFGNADNVVVNMNRETGDIVVYAEKEVVETADGEEFDPALQISLAKAKAMDPKYELGDIVRVEITPKDFGRIAAMHARSVIVQKIKEEERRVVFDHFYCKEKDIVTGVVQRYVGENVSVSLDDKTDALLMKSEQIRGEVFQPTERIKLYIVEVKDTNRGPRILVSRTHPDLVKRLFEKEVAEIQDGIVEIKNIVREAGSRTKLAVWSNEPNVDPVGACVGMNGARVNAIVNDLKGEKIDIINWNEDPCVYIENALSPSKVVSVSVDVEEKSAQVVVPDYQLSLAIGKEGQNARLAARLTGYKIDIKSESQAEEEEELRQMHPDMEEDQDMEWTEEFTEEEAAEEAMAYDDENAVEEELLTEESESLDE, encoded by the coding sequence ATGAGTGAATTAATTGATGCATTAAACCAGTTAGAAAAAGAGAAACATATTGATAAAGACGTCATTATGGAAGCGATTGAAAACTCTCTGGTTGCTGCATGCAAAAGGGACTTTGGAAATGCGGACAATGTGGTCGTAAACATGAACCGTGAGACCGGAGACATTGTGGTATATGCTGAAAAAGAAGTCGTGGAGACTGCGGACGGGGAGGAATTTGACCCGGCACTACAGATCAGCCTTGCCAAAGCAAAAGCCATGGATCCTAAGTATGAGCTGGGAGACATTGTCCGTGTGGAGATCACCCCGAAGGATTTCGGAAGGATCGCGGCGATGCATGCCAGAAGTGTTATCGTGCAGAAGATCAAAGAAGAGGAGAGAAGAGTGGTCTTTGACCATTTCTACTGCAAAGAAAAAGACATTGTCACCGGCGTGGTACAGCGCTATGTGGGTGAAAATGTCAGCGTCAGCTTAGATGACAAGACAGACGCTCTCCTGATGAAGTCTGAACAGATCAGAGGAGAAGTGTTCCAGCCTACAGAACGGATCAAACTTTATATTGTGGAAGTCAAGGACACAAACCGCGGACCGAGGATTTTAGTCTCCCGCACACATCCGGATCTGGTAAAACGCCTTTTTGAAAAAGAAGTGGCGGAGATCCAGGACGGCATCGTGGAGATCAAGAACATTGTCCGTGAGGCAGGCTCCAGGACAAAACTTGCGGTCTGGTCCAACGAACCCAACGTAGACCCTGTAGGTGCCTGTGTCGGCATGAATGGTGCCAGAGTCAATGCGATCGTCAACGACTTAAAGGGAGAGAAGATCGACATCATCAACTGGAATGAAGATCCTTGTGTCTACATTGAAAATGCATTAAGTCCGTCAAAGGTTGTGTCTGTATCCGTGGATGTAGAAGAAAAAAGCGCCCAGGTAGTAGTTCCTGATTACCAGTTATCTCTGGCCATCGGAAAAGAAGGGCAGAACGCAAGGCTTGCGGCAAGACTGACAGGATATAAGATCGATATCAAGAGTGAGTCCCAGGCTGAGGAGGAAGAAGAACTCCGCCAGATGCATCCGGATATGGAAGAAGATCAGGATATGGAATGGACAGAAGAATTTACTGAGGAGGAAGCGGCAGAGGAGGCAATGGCCTACGATGATGAGAATGCCGTGGAAGAAGAACTTCTCACTGAAGAATCTGAATCGTTGGATGAATAA
- a CDS encoding ribosome maturation factor RimP — protein sequence MAGRVEIEQKTEALVAPIIDENHFELVDVEYVKEGANWYLRVYADKEGGISIDDCVLISRALEAKLDADDFIEDAYILEVSSPGLGRTLKKEKHFQRSIGQSVDIKLYKAIDKQKEFTGILKEYSKEKIILSIDGADQEFETKSVASARLSLDF from the coding sequence TTGGCAGGAAGAGTAGAAATAGAACAGAAAACAGAAGCACTGGTTGCGCCGATCATTGATGAAAACCACTTCGAACTTGTGGATGTGGAATACGTAAAAGAGGGTGCCAACTGGTATCTGCGTGTTTACGCAGACAAAGAAGGTGGAATCAGTATCGATGACTGTGTGCTGATCAGCCGGGCACTGGAAGCCAAATTGGATGCTGATGATTTTATCGAAGACGCATACATTTTGGAAGTCAGTTCACCGGGACTTGGAAGAACGTTAAAAAAAGAAAAACACTTCCAGCGAAGCATAGGACAGTCGGTGGATATCAAACTATATAAAGCCATTGATAAGCAAAAGGAATTCACCGGCATTTTAAAAGAGTATTCAAAGGAAAAGATCATACTTTCCATCGATGGCGCTGATCAGGAATTTGAAACAAAAAGTGTGGCATCAGCCCGTTTATCATTAGATTTTTAA
- a CDS encoding UvrD-helicase domain-containing protein: MYIADLHIHSRYSRATSKDCDPEHLELWARRKGIDIVGTGDFTHPAWREELAEKLEPAEEGLYVLKEEFRIRDGIASDGKRPRFVITGEISSIYKKNEKTRKIHNLILLPGLDAASKVSAKLETIGNIHSDGRPILGLDSRDLLEILLDISPDSVLVPAHIWTPHFSLFGAFSGFDTIEECFEDLTGHIHALETGLSSDPPMNWRLSALDSFQLISNSDAHSPGKLGREANLMDIDLSYPSLTEAIQTGKGLYGTIEFFPEEGKYHFDGHRKCNLVLTPSETEEYGGICPVCGKKITIGVQHRVEQLADRGEGYMRADAKPFESLVPLPEVIGASTGMSAAGKKVNAQFEKMLAELGPEFHILREVPLEDIRHSAGACVEEGIRRLRKKEVRREPGFDGEYGKIHLIEKDEIDAINGQMTFFDALGIAATAEPKKQKKKPVKKEKKKPAEKPSALSKKDSGVNEEQQEAVVTEHRAVAVIAGPGTGKTKTLIDKIAYLVKERGVSPAQITAVTFTNQAASEMRERLDNRLGKEVHTQDMTIGTFHSICLHLLRQRGEEIVLADSAELLEAAEETLTRLKSDKKPKNFLKQISSYKNNIKGQDSATTEEADCYQEVMDELGLTDFDDLLLKVLSQSDAAPEQTSQFSYLLVDEMQDMNDIQFRLVLSWSRRGKELFVIGDPDQSIYGFRGSDARCFDRLKEEMPDLKTIYLKKNYRSTPEIIGSALSVISENPGEERRLLAVRNSKSPVRVVTVQNDWSEAIFIAKEINRLTGGMDMMDAQNYAAKSERPRGFGEIAVLYRTHHQARAIEKCLRQESIPCVITGQDSFLEEEQVKGTTSFFRYLLNEKDSKALSIALKAFPDCGELAEEFKLLMKTERPDRILNLWMEKNSLTEDEFLLSLSKMTLFHDDMAAFLSNLLLGTEGDLKRSGEREYTSDAVTLMTLHGSKGLEFPVVFIAGVKQGSIPLESPVHPADKEEERRLFFVGMTRAKEDLILMTRKESSEFLSALPKKYRNDESAGKKQPEAEQLSLFDI, from the coding sequence ATGTACATTGCAGATTTACATATCCACTCCAGATATTCTAGAGCCACCAGCAAAGATTGCGACCCGGAACATCTGGAGCTCTGGGCCAGAAGAAAAGGCATCGATATTGTGGGCACCGGTGATTTTACCCATCCGGCCTGGAGGGAAGAATTAGCCGAGAAACTGGAGCCTGCGGAGGAAGGTCTCTATGTCCTGAAGGAAGAATTCAGGATACGGGACGGAATCGCTTCGGATGGAAAAAGGCCGCGTTTTGTAATCACAGGAGAGATTAGTTCCATCTATAAAAAGAATGAGAAGACGAGAAAGATCCATAACCTAATCCTGCTGCCGGGACTGGATGCCGCATCCAAGGTTTCCGCCAAGCTTGAGACCATCGGCAATATCCACTCTGACGGCAGGCCGATCTTAGGGCTGGACAGCAGAGACCTGCTGGAAATCCTGCTGGATATATCCCCCGATTCTGTGCTGGTGCCCGCCCACATATGGACACCCCACTTTTCCCTCTTCGGCGCTTTTTCAGGCTTTGACACTATAGAGGAATGCTTTGAAGATCTGACTGGGCATATCCATGCACTGGAAACCGGTTTATCCTCTGATCCTCCTATGAACTGGAGACTGTCGGCGCTGGATTCTTTCCAGCTGATCTCTAACTCCGATGCCCACTCTCCCGGTAAGCTCGGCAGGGAGGCCAATCTGATGGACATTGACCTTTCCTATCCTTCTCTGACAGAAGCGATCCAGACGGGAAAAGGCCTTTACGGAACCATTGAGTTCTTCCCGGAGGAAGGCAAATATCATTTTGACGGCCATAGGAAATGCAATCTGGTTTTGACTCCTTCTGAGACAGAAGAATACGGCGGTATCTGTCCAGTCTGCGGAAAGAAAATAACCATCGGGGTTCAGCACCGGGTGGAACAGCTGGCCGACCGGGGTGAAGGATACATGAGAGCGGATGCAAAACCCTTTGAGAGCCTGGTCCCTCTCCCTGAGGTCATCGGTGCATCCACAGGCATGTCCGCCGCAGGAAAAAAGGTCAATGCCCAGTTTGAGAAGATGCTTGCGGAACTAGGGCCGGAATTTCATATTTTGCGGGAAGTGCCTTTGGAAGACATCCGCCACAGCGCCGGCGCCTGTGTGGAAGAAGGTATCCGTCGCTTAAGGAAAAAGGAAGTCCGCCGGGAACCTGGATTTGACGGTGAATACGGAAAGATCCATCTCATAGAAAAGGATGAGATCGACGCCATCAACGGGCAGATGACCTTCTTTGACGCTCTGGGAATCGCAGCCACGGCAGAACCGAAAAAGCAGAAAAAGAAGCCCGTAAAAAAAGAGAAAAAGAAACCGGCCGAAAAGCCATCAGCATTGTCAAAAAAGGACTCCGGCGTCAATGAAGAACAGCAGGAGGCTGTTGTCACCGAACACCGAGCAGTGGCTGTGATCGCAGGCCCCGGGACTGGCAAGACAAAAACACTCATAGACAAGATCGCTTATCTTGTGAAGGAACGCGGAGTATCCCCGGCTCAGATCACAGCTGTTACATTTACGAACCAGGCAGCGTCGGAGATGAGGGAACGTCTGGACAATAGACTTGGGAAAGAAGTACATACGCAGGATATGACCATAGGGACCTTCCACTCTATTTGTCTCCATCTGCTCAGGCAGAGGGGAGAAGAGATCGTATTGGCCGACTCCGCGGAGCTTTTGGAGGCGGCAGAGGAGACATTGACCCGTCTTAAGTCAGATAAAAAGCCAAAGAACTTCTTAAAACAGATCTCCAGCTATAAAAACAACATAAAAGGACAGGATTCTGCCACAACAGAAGAGGCAGACTGCTATCAGGAAGTCATGGATGAACTGGGGCTTACGGATTTTGACGACCTGCTCCTTAAGGTGCTGTCACAGAGTGATGCGGCACCGGAACAGACCAGTCAATTTTCTTATCTCCTTGTAGATGAAATGCAGGATATGAATGATATCCAGTTCCGTCTGGTCCTCTCTTGGTCCCGCCGTGGAAAAGAGCTGTTTGTCATCGGAGATCCAGACCAGTCTATCTATGGTTTCCGTGGATCGGACGCCCGGTGCTTTGACAGGCTTAAGGAAGAAATGCCGGATCTTAAAACCATTTATTTAAAGAAGAATTACCGCTCCACGCCGGAGATCATCGGGTCCGCCCTCTCCGTCATCAGTGAAAATCCCGGGGAGGAACGCCGTCTTCTGGCAGTCAGGAACAGCAAAAGCCCAGTGCGTGTGGTCACTGTCCAGAACGACTGGTCCGAGGCCATCTTTATCGCCAAAGAGATCAACCGCCTCACCGGAGGGATGGATATGATGGATGCCCAGAACTATGCGGCCAAGTCAGAACGGCCCAGGGGATTTGGAGAAATCGCTGTTTTGTACCGCACCCACCATCAGGCCAGGGCTATCGAAAAATGTCTAAGACAGGAGAGCATTCCATGTGTCATCACCGGACAGGACAGCTTTCTTGAGGAAGAGCAGGTAAAGGGAACAACCTCCTTTTTCCGGTATCTTTTGAATGAAAAAGATTCAAAGGCGCTCTCCATTGCCCTGAAAGCTTTTCCTGACTGCGGGGAGCTGGCAGAAGAATTCAAACTGCTGATGAAAACGGAACGGCCGGACAGGATCTTGAACCTGTGGATGGAAAAAAACAGCCTCACAGAGGACGAGTTCCTGTTGAGCCTTAGTAAAATGACCCTGTTCCACGATGATATGGCTGCCTTTCTGTCCAACCTTTTACTCGGAACAGAAGGAGATCTAAAACGGAGCGGCGAGAGAGAATATACTTCGGATGCGGTCACCTTAATGACGCTTCACGGCTCCAAGGGCCTGGAATTCCCGGTGGTCTTTATAGCCGGTGTGAAGCAGGGCAGCATCCCTTTGGAATCTCCTGTGCACCCGGCGGATAAAGAGGAGGAACGCCGTTTGTTCTTTGTGGGCATGACCAGGGCAAAGGAGGACCTGATCCTTATGACACGGAAAGAAAGCTCTGAATTTCTTTCGGCCCTTCCCAAAAAATATAGAAACGATGAGTCCGCAGGGAAAAAGCAGCCAGAGGCAGAGCAGCTCTCACTGTTTGATATTTAA
- a CDS encoding metal ABC transporter permease, producing the protein MELIKEMLSYPFIIRAFIVGILISLCAALLGVSLVLKKFSMIGDGLSHVSFGALSIAVALGIAPLKLSIPVVVIAAFFLLKITENDRISSDAAIAVMSASALAAGVLVTSFTSGMNMDVYSYMFGSILAMSREDVRFSVILSAAVLILFFFCYHKIFAVTFDESFARASGVDVSFYNSLLAILTAVTIVIGMRMMGAMLISSLVIFPALTAMQLFKSFRGVVICSGCLSVVCFCVGLSASYLCSAPAGASIVIANLCGFLVFRFLRMVFGRNV; encoded by the coding sequence ATGGAATTAATTAAGGAAATGCTCTCCTATCCGTTTATTATAAGGGCTTTTATCGTAGGTATTTTGATTTCACTGTGTGCTGCGCTCCTGGGGGTCAGCCTTGTGCTGAAGAAATTTTCTATGATCGGAGACGGGCTGTCCCATGTATCCTTCGGGGCTCTCTCCATCGCTGTGGCTCTGGGTATCGCTCCGCTGAAGCTATCTATACCGGTCGTTGTCATTGCGGCCTTTTTTCTGTTAAAGATCACGGAAAACGACCGGATCAGCAGTGACGCGGCTATCGCCGTCATGTCCGCGTCAGCGCTGGCAGCCGGAGTACTGGTGACCTCCTTTACTTCCGGTATGAATATGGATGTATATAGCTATATGTTCGGCAGTATTCTGGCTATGAGCAGGGAGGATGTCAGGTTCAGTGTCATCCTTTCCGCAGCGGTCCTGATCCTGTTTTTCTTCTGCTACCATAAGATCTTTGCGGTGACCTTTGATGAAAGCTTTGCAAGGGCATCGGGAGTGGATGTGTCCTTTTATAATTCCCTGCTGGCCATCCTGACCGCTGTGACCATTGTCATCGGTATGAGGATGATGGGGGCAATGCTGATCTCAAGTCTGGTCATTTTTCCGGCGCTGACAGCAATGCAGCTTTTTAAGAGCTTTCGGGGAGTAGTCATCTGCTCAGGATGTTTGTCTGTTGTCTGCTTCTGTGTGGGTCTGTCCGCATCCTATTTATGTTCGGCGCCGGCAGGGGCCAGTATCGTTATTGCCAACTTATGCGGATTTCTTGTTTTCCGTTTTCTGAGAATGGTTTTCGGTAGGAATGTTTGA
- a CDS encoding metal ABC transporter ATP-binding protein: MSSIITCSHVDLGYDGHVIVKDLNMDIERGSYISVIGQNGSGKSTFIKTLLGLVRPVSGKIHKNLPANGIGYLPQQTEMQRNFPATAMEVVLSGFLSQKKYRPFYTKKERFTALGQLKKLGILDLSKTCYRELSGGQQQRVLLARALCASGHLLVLDEPVTGLDPAAAKELYRLLKKLNEEDGMAVLMVSHDLSNALKDADHILHIGHEDYFFGTKESYRESEYYQKISGGAVHGIN; the protein is encoded by the coding sequence ATGAGTTCAATCATAACATGCAGCCATGTGGATCTTGGTTATGACGGACATGTCATCGTCAAGGACCTGAATATGGACATAGAGCGCGGATCTTATATCTCCGTGATCGGACAGAACGGTTCCGGAAAAAGCACTTTTATCAAAACTTTACTCGGCCTGGTGCGCCCGGTTTCCGGAAAAATCCACAAAAACCTACCGGCAAACGGCATCGGGTATCTTCCTCAGCAGACGGAAATGCAGAGAAATTTTCCTGCCACTGCCATGGAAGTCGTCTTATCGGGTTTTCTGAGCCAAAAAAAGTACAGGCCTTTTTATACGAAGAAGGAGAGATTCACAGCTTTGGGACAGTTGAAAAAGCTGGGAATCCTGGATCTTTCAAAAACCTGTTACCGGGAGCTCTCCGGGGGCCAGCAGCAGAGGGTTCTTCTGGCCAGGGCATTGTGTGCTTCCGGCCATCTGCTAGTTTTAGATGAGCCGGTTACCGGGTTGGATCCGGCAGCCGCAAAAGAGCTCTACCGTTTATTAAAGAAATTAAACGAAGAAGATGGGATGGCAGTTTTAATGGTTTCCCACGATCTATCCAACGCATTAAAGGATGCGGATCATATTCTTCATATCGGACATGAAGACTATTTCTTCGGAACAAAAGAGAGTTACCGGGAATCCGAATATTATCAGAAGATCAGTGGAGGTGCTGTCCATGGAATTAATTAA
- a CDS encoding metal ABC transporter substrate-binding protein, which translates to MVLSGCRPEKESKSSSSKKLNVVTTIFPYYDFIRQIGKDKVHVKMIVSAGKDSHTFEPTPSDLITIQKADVFLYNGGAMEYWVQKVLKSHKNSRQITYAFMNSVHPVEEEVTEGMSLPKEEEGETEYDEHIWTSPVNAQIIVKKICAVLSEKDPDNAGFYEKNTKAYLKKLKALDQDFRDTVKHGKRNVMVFGDKFPMRYFTDEYGLSYRAAFPGCSEESEPSSRTLSYLIKMVKKEKIPVVYHMDFGSSKIADVICEASGAKVLTFYSCHTVTKQQFDQGITYLDLMKKNVKNLEKGLRK; encoded by the coding sequence ATGGTACTGTCAGGATGCAGGCCTGAAAAGGAATCAAAAAGCAGCAGTTCTAAAAAATTAAATGTCGTAACCACGATTTTTCCATACTATGACTTTATAAGACAGATTGGGAAAGATAAGGTCCATGTGAAGATGATCGTCTCTGCAGGCAAGGACAGCCATACCTTTGAGCCGACCCCCTCTGACCTGATCACTATACAGAAAGCGGATGTCTTTTTATACAACGGCGGCGCCATGGAATACTGGGTTCAAAAGGTACTCAAATCCCATAAAAACAGCCGTCAGATCACCTATGCCTTTATGAATTCCGTCCATCCGGTGGAAGAAGAAGTGACAGAGGGCATGAGTCTTCCAAAAGAAGAGGAGGGGGAGACAGAATATGACGAACATATTTGGACTTCCCCTGTCAATGCCCAGATCATCGTCAAAAAAATCTGTGCTGTTTTATCAGAAAAGGATCCGGACAATGCCGGCTTTTATGAGAAAAACACAAAGGCTTACTTAAAAAAGCTGAAAGCACTGGATCAAGATTTCCGTGATACAGTAAAGCACGGAAAACGAAACGTCATGGTTTTTGGTGATAAATTTCCAATGCGTTATTTTACAGATGAATACGGGCTCTCCTACAGAGCGGCATTTCCAGGGTGTAGTGAAGAATCTGAACCCAGTTCCAGGACACTGTCCTATTTGATCAAAATGGTTAAAAAAGAGAAGATTCCTGTGGTTTATCACATGGATTTTGGCAGCAGTAAGATTGCAGACGTAATCTGTGAGGCGTCAGGCGCAAAAGTTTTGACATTCTATTCCTGCCACACCGTGACGAAACAGCAGTTTGACCAGGGCATCACTTATCTGGACCTGATGAAAAAAAACGTAAAGAATCTGGAGAAAGGACTGAGAAAATGA